A window of the Phaseolus vulgaris cultivar G19833 chromosome 5, P. vulgaris v2.0, whole genome shotgun sequence genome harbors these coding sequences:
- the LOC137834032 gene encoding uncharacterized protein yields MTLEWFVSLLDRHITNFDQFVALFKEQYLVNKAPTRLSYDVFNVKQYQGESMKDYLNRFGVQVVRLKPTDEAMIVHAFVKGMLARPFSESLLRFYPKTFTEIRRRALAHIVADDRVTQKQGLVGPARPRAATRPPPMWVHEAATEKKGAEKPYERTHTRMRARRDPPLRHNFRVELKELIAIPNIAAKLKVPAKTDKKMGPNKNAWCEFHQVNGHHLRNCLALAHQLDELVKNGFLKDYLQEPQDDQVLVAAGTDQGHEVPIHREVNTISGGFSGGGSTASQRKKYARGVTAEEVLQTNLIPDVDLTFTKADLQDVVPHDNDLVVISLVTTGRRVRRVLVDQGSSADVMFLTTFKQLRLSMDQLRPYTGCLYGFAGDEVVVRGHIELRTMFTDGTSSRTANIRYLVVDAPSAYNILLGRPALNRLGAVPSTRHMKMKLPSLGGALITIKSDQKEARRCYKNSLKTKKWVFSVTTKPPREDGVTCEEIVRETRPKPVGGVVEKEIGGKMFKLGRSLSKESQYQVAGVIARHLDAFAWTNADMLGIDPNFLCHRLTMDPKVRPVRQRRRKFNGEKRQVIREETKKLL; encoded by the coding sequence ATGACGTTGGAATGGTTCGTTAGCCTCCTTGACAGACACATCACCAACTTCGACCAGTTTGTCGCACTATTCAAGGAACAGTACCTTGTGAACAAGGCCCCCACCCGACTTTCTTATGACGTCTTTAATGTCAAAcaataccaaggggagtccATGAAGGATTACCTGAACAGGTTCGGGGTTCAAGTGGTAAGGTTGAAGCCCACTGATGAGGCTATGATAGTACATGCCTTTGTCAAGGGAATGTTGGCGAGACCTTTCAGTGAGTCACTACTAAGGTTTTACCCAAAGACGTTCACAGAGATTAGACGTCGTGCGTTAGCACACATAGTCGCAGATGATCGAGTAACGCAGAAACAAGGTCTTGTCGGCCCCGCCCGACCTCGAGCGGCAACACGACCTCCACCCATGTGGGTGCACGAGGCAGCCACGGAGAAAAAGGGGGCGGAAAAGCCCTATGAGCGGACCCATACAAGAATGCGCGCGCGAAGAGATCCTCCCCTAAGGCATAACTTTCGCGTGGAGCTCAAGGAGTTGATTGCCATCCCGAACATAGCGGCGAAATTAAAGGTACCAGCAAAGACAGATAAGAAGatggggcccaacaagaacgcttggtgtgagttccaccaggtGAACGGACACCACTTACGCAATTGTCTGGCCCTGGCACATCAACTAGATGAACTAGTGAAGAACGGTTTCTTGAAAGATTACCTCCAAGAACCGCAGGACGACCAAGTTTTGGTAGCAGCGGGAACAGATCAAGGGCACGAGGTGCCTATCCACAGAGAGGTAAACACTATCTCAGGAGGATTCTCAGGTGGAGGGAGCACTGCCTCTCAGcgaaagaagtacgcgcgaGGGGTGACGGCAGAAGAGGTACTACAAACGAACCTGATCCCCGACGTCGACCTCACCTTCACGAAAGCCGACCTTCAGGATGTCGTACCCCACGATAATGATCTCGTGGTAATCTCGTTAGTCACGACAGGGAGAAGGGTGCGCCGCGTCCTcgtagaccaaggaagttcggcagatgtTATGTTCTTGACAACCTTCAAACAGTTACGGCTGTCCATGGACCAGTTAAGGCCCTACAccggatgcttgtatgggttcgcggGGGACGAGGTTGTGGTTCGTGGACACATCGAATTGAGGACAATGTTCACGGATGGCACGTCTTCCCGCACTGCCAACATCAGGTACCTCGTTGTCGACGCTCCTTCTGCATATAATATATTGTTAGGAAGACCAGCTTTAAACAGGCTGGGAGCGGTACCCTCcacgaggcatatgaagatgaaactGCCTTCCCTTGGGGGAGCactgatcaccatcaaatctgaccagaaggaggcgcgAAGGTGCTACAAAAACAGCCTCAAGACAAAGAAATGGGTGTTTTCTGTTACTACCAAACCACCGAGAGAAGACGGAGTGACCTGCGAAGAGATCGTTCGAGAAACCCGACCCAAGCCCGTCGGAGGTGTAGtagagaaggagatcggaggaaagatgtTTAAACTTGGGCGGTCTTTGAGTAAGGAATCACAGTATCAGGTTGCGGGGGTCATAGCACGACACCTTGACGCGTTCGCATGGACCAACGCCGACATGCTCGGTATTGACCCTAATTTCTTGTGTCATCGTCTCACTATGGACCCCAAAGTCCGACCTGTCCGCCAAAGAAGGCGAAAGTTCAATGGAGAAAAGCGTCAAGTCATACGGGAAGAAACAAAGAAGCTACTATag